From the genome of Verrucomicrobiia bacterium:
AGCGGTTGTCCGCTGTTTGCGGGCATCCCTGACGGCAGTTATTTCTATTTTGTCCACAGCTATTACCCGCAACCGGAGGATGCCTCCCTGATTGCCGGCCGGACGAGCTATGGCGAAACCTTCGCCTCGGCCATTGCCTGGCAAAACGTGTATGCCACGCAATTTCATCCGGAAAAAAGCCAGGTGGTGGGCCTTCAACTGCTGAGCAACTTTGTGCGCCTGGCGCAGAGATCATAATTCGCCTCCGGCGGCGCTGGGGAGCGGCTTATCGGGCGGATTTCCCTGGGAGGCGCTGTTGCCTTCGGTTGATGCTATATTAGGTGCTTTATGGAAAATGTGGTGATTATTGGAACCGGCTGCGCGGGTTTGACGGCAGCCATCTACACGGCACGGGCCAACTTGAATCCGGTGGTTTTGACCGGCAGCCTGCCCGGGGGGTTGTTGACCACCACCAGCGTGGTGGAGAACTATCCGGGGTTTCCGGAGGGCGTGGACGGTTTTGAGCTGATGGAGCGGATGCAGAAGCAGGCCGAGCGCTTTGGCGCGCGTCTGCGTTATGCCAGCGTGGTGGATTTGGACGTGAGCCGCCGGCCCTTTGTGCTGACCCTGGACGACGGCACGCTGGAAGCGCGCTCGGTGATCATCGCCAGCGGGGCGGGGCATCGGCGGCTGGGCCTGCCCAGTGAGGACAAGCTGGAAAAGAAAGGGGTGACTTACTGCGCCACGTGCGACGGCGCGCTGCCGGTGTTTCGCCACCGGCCGCTGGTGGTGGTGGGCGGCGGCGATTCCGCCTGTGAGGAGGCGCTGTACCTGACCCGCTTCGGTTCGGTGGTGTATCTGGTGCATCGGCGGGATCAATTGCGCGCCTCCAAAATCATGGCCCAGCGCGCCCTGGCCCACCCCAAAATCCAGCCCGTGTGGGACTCGGTCATCACCGAGATTCTGGATGTGGCGCAGGACAAGGTGACCGGCGTGCGATTGAAGAACGTCAAGACTGGCGCCGAGCAAACGCTGGAATGCGCCGGGGTGTTTGTGGCCATTGGGCATGTGCCCAACACGGCGGCTTTCAAGGGCAAAATCCAGATGGACGCCGAGGGATACATCGTGCCGGTGCGCGGCACGGCCACCAATGTGGAGGGGATTTTTGCGGCCGGGGACTGCGTGGATCGCGTGTATCGCCAGGCCATCACCGCCGCCGGCCAGGGCTGTGCCGCGGCCATCGAATGCGAGCGCTTTCTTTCGGCGCAAGCCTGACGGCACCGGCTGTGAAACTGCAAATCACGCCCCGCGAGCTGGCCGAGCAGCTCCAATCCCCGCACCCGCCCAAACTCCTGGATGTGCGCGAGCCGGAGGAATACGCCATTGTCCGGCTGGAGGGGGCGCGGCTGATTCCGCTGGGCGAATTGCTGCTGCGTCATGCGGAGCTGGCGGACTGGAAGGACGAGGAAATCGTGGTGTACTGCCATCATGGCCTGCGCAGCCTGAGCGCCATCAGCCAACTGCGGCATTTGGGCTTTGCGAAATTGCGCAACCTGGCCGGCGGCATTGACCGCTGGTCTCGCGAAGTGGATCCCTCCGCCCCGCGTTATTGAGGGGGCGCCGCGCCGCTGGGGGTTTCCTCGGTCACCCTGGGCCAGCCATCAGCCCCCCATTCCAGGCGGCGCAGGCCCAACGTGGCCGTGCCCCGGCGGCGGGCGTCATAAAAATGGAAGTTCAGCCAGTCCCGCCCGCCCACGGTAATGATGCCGGCATGGCCGGGGCCAATAACGTGTCCCCGGCTCTCCAGCAGCAAAGTGCCGCCGCCCTGATTCATGTCCACCCCCGCCTGGTCACGGTAGGGGCCGGTGATGCGCGGGCTGCGGCCGACGCGCAGGTTGTAAGTGCTGTTGGTGCCGCGGCAGCACAGGTTCCAGTTCACGAACAAATAATAATACTCTCCGCGCCGGTGGATGTAGGGGGCCTCAATTTCCGGGGCGCGGGCGAGCGCATAAAGCGGCGCATGGGGGGCGCGGCGTTTGCCGGTGGCGGGATCCAATTCCACCAGCTTGATGCCGCTCCAGAAGGAGCCAAAACTCATCCACAAGCGGCCCTCAGCATCGCGGGTCACGGCGGGGTCAATGGCGTTGAAATCATTGGTGGGGAACGATTCGAGGACCACCCCTTCATCTTTCCACTGAAAACGCCCGTCCTGCGGGTCCAGGGTGGCGTTGCTCGCCAGCGCAATGGCGGAGCGGTTTTTCCCCCAGCTTGAAATCGAGTAATAAAGCAGAAAGCGGTTGGAGACGGCGATGATATCGGGCGCCCAGAAATGGCCGCGGTGTCCGGGCACGATGTTGGTCACCCAGGCGGGCATCTGCGGCCAGACGCGCGGGCCTTCCTGCCAGGAGACAAGGTTGCTGGAAAACCACGAGCGCAGCCCCACGCCGGTGGCAAAAAACCAGTAGTACGGGCCACATTGAATGATGGTGGAGGGATCATGCGCCGGCGGCTCGGCGCCGCCCTCCCACCGCGGGCCGGCCCCGGCCCGGAGGGTTGAAACTCCGGCCCCGGCCAGGGCGGCCAGGAGAACCGCCAGAATCCAGCGTTGCATGGGGGCATCATGCCCCCGGCCATCCTGTTGGACAAGCAGAAGCGGCAAGGCCCGGCCGGGCCGGATGCCGTGGGTTTTACCCGGCGGCCGCCTGCCGGCGTTGTTCCACCTGGGCGTGTATGGCCCGGGCCACGGCGATGAAGGCCTGGGCGGCGGCGGTGCCGGGACGGCCCACCACCACCGGGATGCCTTGATCGCCACCTTCACGAATCTCAATGAAAATGGGGATTTCGCCTAAAAAGGGCAGGCCTTTGCGCTGGGCCTCCTGGCGGCCGCCCCCGTGCCCAAAGATTTCCAGACGCCGGCCATCGGGGGCGAGAAAGTAGCTCATGTTTTCAATGAGGCCGAGCACGGGGACATGGACTTTATCAAACATGGCGATGCCCTTGCGGACGACTCCCAACGAAGCCTCTTGCGGGGTGGTGACCACCACGCCGCCATCGAGGGGCACGGTCTGGCAGAGCGTGAGCTGGGCGTCGCCCGTGCCAGGAGGCAGGTCCACGATGAGATAATCCAGCGTGCCCCACTCCACTTGAACCAGGAATTGCTGGATGGTTTTGACGATCATCGGGCCGCGCCAAATGACGGGCTGGTCGTCATCGAGGAGAAAACCGATGGACATGAGTTTGACGCCATGCGCGGCGGGCGGCAGGAGCTTCTCATCCGGAGTGATGGTGGGGCGCTGGCGGGTGCCCATCATCAGGGGGATGGTGGGGCCGTAGATGTCACAATCCAGCAGGCCCACCCGCAATCCCTCGCGTTGGAGGGCGCAGGCGAGATTGGCGGAGCAGGTGGATTTGCCCACGCCGCCCTTGCCACTGGCCACGGCCACAATGCGTTCGATGCCGGGGACGCGGGCCTGACCCGCCCAAGGATTGGCCGGCGCACCGGTGCCGCCGCCGCCGGCCATGCGCACATCCACGGCAACGGTCCGGATGCCGGGAAGCTGTTGCAGCACGCGCTCGCAGTCGGCCTTGAGCTGGGCGGCCACGTCCGGGCGGGCGGAGGTCATTTCCAGATGCACGGCCACGGCCTCCGGGGTGACCTGCAGGTGCTTGACCAGGCCAAAGGAGACAATG
Proteins encoded in this window:
- the trxB gene encoding thioredoxin-disulfide reductase, whose product is MENVVIIGTGCAGLTAAIYTARANLNPVVLTGSLPGGLLTTTSVVENYPGFPEGVDGFELMERMQKQAERFGARLRYASVVDLDVSRRPFVLTLDDGTLEARSVIIASGAGHRRLGLPSEDKLEKKGVTYCATCDGALPVFRHRPLVVVGGGDSACEEALYLTRFGSVVYLVHRRDQLRASKIMAQRALAHPKIQPVWDSVITEILDVAQDKVTGVRLKNVKTGAEQTLECAGVFVAIGHVPNTAAFKGKIQMDAEGYIVPVRGTATNVEGIFAAGDCVDRVYRQAITAAGQGCAAAIECERFLSAQA
- a CDS encoding rhodanese-like domain-containing protein, whose protein sequence is MKLQITPRELAEQLQSPHPPKLLDVREPEEYAIVRLEGARLIPLGELLLRHAELADWKDEEIVVYCHHGLRSLSAISQLRHLGFAKLRNLAGGIDRWSREVDPSAPRY
- a CDS encoding arabinan endo-1,5-alpha-L-arabinosidase, producing the protein MQRWILAVLLAALAGAGVSTLRAGAGPRWEGGAEPPAHDPSTIIQCGPYYWFFATGVGLRSWFSSNLVSWQEGPRVWPQMPAWVTNIVPGHRGHFWAPDIIAVSNRFLLYYSISSWGKNRSAIALASNATLDPQDGRFQWKDEGVVLESFPTNDFNAIDPAVTRDAEGRLWMSFGSFWSGIKLVELDPATGKRRAPHAPLYALARAPEIEAPYIHRRGEYYYLFVNWNLCCRGTNSTYNLRVGRSPRITGPYRDQAGVDMNQGGGTLLLESRGHVIGPGHAGIITVGGRDWLNFHFYDARRRGTATLGLRRLEWGADGWPRVTEETPSGAAPPQ
- a CDS encoding Mrp/NBP35 family ATP-binding protein; its protein translation is MLTQDDVLKALKAVKYPGYSRDIVSFGLVKHLQVTPEAVAVHLEMTSARPDVAAQLKADCERVLQQLPGIRTVAVDVRMAGGGGTGAPANPWAGQARVPGIERIVAVASGKGGVGKSTCSANLACALQREGLRVGLLDCDIYGPTIPLMMGTRQRPTITPDEKLLPPAAHGVKLMSIGFLLDDDQPVIWRGPMIVKTIQQFLVQVEWGTLDYLIVDLPPGTGDAQLTLCQTVPLDGGVVVTTPQEASLGVVRKGIAMFDKVHVPVLGLIENMSYFLAPDGRRLEIFGHGGGRQEAQRKGLPFLGEIPIFIEIREGGDQGIPVVVGRPGTAAAQAFIAVARAIHAQVEQRRQAAAG